The DNA segment AACCTGGCCCGGGTTTACTTGCGAGAGGGGCGGCTGGATGAAGCGGTGGTCATGCTCGAGCGCGCGGCCCGGTACGAGCCGGCCGCTTATCCCTGGGTCGTCGCCTGGTTTACCGGCCAGGTAAACCGGCAGAACGGTTTTCTCGACGAGGCGATCGAGAACTTCCGCAACATCCTCGATACGCGCTACCAGCTCGCCCGTGATCGTGGTTTTGATTTCAGCCTCGATTACCGGGTCAGCAACATGCTGGCCCAGACACTGTTCGAGCGGGCGCAGCTGGAGCGGGGCGATGGGCGCAGGGAAAAGCGCAACTCGTTTATCGCCGAGGCGATCGCCTGGTACCGCCATACGCTGGGCATCGAGCCGGAAAACGCCGAGGCGTACTACGGCCTGTCGCAGGCATACGCGCAATCCGGCGAAACCGGCTTGTCGGAGGAGCACCGCCGCCTGTACCAGACCTACAAAGTGGACGACAATGCGCGTGACCGCGCCATTGCGCTGGCCAGGCGCATGGATCCAGCCGCCAACCACGCCGCCAACCCGGTGGCGATTTACGACTTGCAACGCGAGTCCGTCACCACGGGCCCTGTCTTTGACAGTGCGCCGGACTGAGTAGTATGAAAAAAAACAAGGAACAAAACCTGTCGGCGGAACTGGATCTGATGGAGCAGGATGACGCGATCATCGGCCGGGTGTTTCGCTGGTCATTATTGGTCATGATCGGGCTGGCCATTGTCGTATTGATCGTGCTTTTTTCCGGCCGCGGGGAAGAACGGCTCGAACCGGTTGCTGAAGCCACGCTGGCAGGCCCGGAGCAGCTCTCGGTGGCCAGCGACCGGTCGCCGCCGCAAGTTCATTTCTCGGAGGTGGCTGAAGATTGGGGCATAGATTTCGTCCACGAAAATGGGGCCTACGGCGAGCGGCTGCTGCCGGAGACCATGGGGAGCGGAGTCGCAATTTTCGATTATGACCGTGACGGCGATCAGGACCTGTTTTTTGTCAACGGAAAAAGCTGGCCGTGGCGGGATGAAACCGCCGGGGCAACCCAGAGGCTGTATCGGAATGACGGAGACGGGGTTTTTACCGACGTCAGCGTGGCGACCGGCGTAAACCTGGAACTGTACGGCATGGGCGTCGCCACCGCGGATTTTGACAACGATGGATGGACGGATATTTTTATTACGGCGGTTGGCGGAAATCGCCTGCTGCGTAATATGGGCGGCGATCATTTTGTCGAGGTCGGAGCGGCTGCGGGAGTTTCCGGTGATGACGACGTATGGAGTACGGCTGCAATTTTCTTCGATGCCGACAATGATGGGGATCTGGATTTGTTCGTTGCCAATTACGTCGAATGGTCACGGGATATCGATCTTGAGGTTGACTACCGGTTAACTGGTATCGGTCGGGCATTCGGGCCGCCAGCCAATTACGCTGGCACGCAGGCCTACTTTTACCTGAACAATGGTGACGGAAGTTTTACCGACAAGTCAGAGTGGGTGCAGGTTTTCAACCCGGCCACCGGCGAAGCGATGGGCAAAGGGCTGGCGGTTGTGCCGATCGACCTGAACCACGACGGCTGGCTGGATCTTGTAGTCGCCAACGACACGGTGCGAAATTTCGCTTTTGAAAACCTTGGCGGCCAGGGTTTCCGGGAAATGGGATCCGACCTGGGCCTCGCGTTCGATAATGCGGGCCACGCGACAGGCGCAATGGGCATGGACACGGCGGCGCACGGCAATAACGGCGACCTCGCTGTTGCCATCGGCAATTTTGCCAACGAAATGACGTCGTTCTATGTCGCCCAGGAGGGTAACGGCTTGTTTACCGACCAAGCGATCCTGATGGGGATCGGCCCGCTCAGCCGCCAGGCGTTGAGTTTTGGATTGTTTTTCTTTGATTACGACCTGGACGGATGGCTGGACTTTTTTCAAACCAACGGACATGTGGAGCCGGAAATCAATACAGTCCAGCCAAGCCAGAATTATCGACAGGCCAGCCAGTTGTTCTGGCAATGCGGACAGGGTTGCCAGCGGCAATACTTGCCCATCGCGGATGGTCAGGCCGGTGATCTGGGTATGCCGCTGGTTGGGCGCGGGGCCGCTTACGGCGATCTCGATGGCGATGGTGATCTGGATATCGTGATTACGCAAAGCGGCGACCGACCGATGCTCCTGCGAAATGACCAGCGCACCGGACACCACTGGTTACGTGTAAGCCTGGATCAGGGAGCGCTTGGCCGGAGCCCGATAGGGGCGGTCGTGACCTTGTCCAGCGGCGACGTGACTCAACAAAGGACGCTGAACCCGACGCGCAGCTACTTGTCCCAGATGGAGCCTGTCCTGACTTTTGGTTTGGGTGAAAACCCAGTGGTAGATGGACTTTGGGTGCTGTGGCCGGATGGTCAGACGGCAGAGATTCCGGTGCCGGAGGTAGACCGGGAAATGCGTGTAGCGTGGCCAGACGGGAACGACGCAACTGCATTGGCGAAAATGGCAAACGAATGAGTATGCACAGCGACGGTTTAGCCAATGATAATCGCTAGGGCCAGGGCCTCGAAGGCCGGAATCCGCGCATGGGTTTTCCTCGCACTGGTTTGCATTGCATGGTTGATCGCGAAAGAAACGATTGCGCAGGAAAACAGGACGCCGCGGGACACGGAAATCGTCCTCGTGGAAATTCCGCTGCCGGATCTCACCCGGGTGCAGCCGGAGATCCGGGTACTGATCGAACCGGCCATCGCAAGTTTCGAGGCTGGGCGGGACGAACTCGACGGAGCGGAACTGGGGTTTCATTTTGGCAGCCTGGGCATGCATTTCCATGCCTACCGAATGCTCAATGAAGCCAGGGCTGCGTACAGGAACGCGTTACTGCTCGATTCGGGAAACTATCGCTGGAGTTACCTGATTGCCCTGGTGCTGGAAGAACTCGACCAGACCAATCGTGCGATAGCAATGTACGGGGTCAGTCTCACACTCGAACCATCGAATATTGCCGCTCGGACCCGATTGGGCCTGCAGTTCGTTCGCCAGGGAGCCATCGCAGAGGGGGAGGCGCAATTGCGGCAGGTTCTGAAGCTGGAAAACAGGAATGCGGTAGCATTGGCGGGCATGGGCCAGATCGCGCTGGAGCGAAAGCAGAACCAACGGGCGGTCTCCTATTTCCTGCGCGCGCTGGATTCACAACCGGATGCAGGTTATCTGCACAACCAGGTGGCGGCAGCCTATCGCGCTATGAACGATGGGGACAACGCGGACAAGCATCTACAGCAAGTCAATCAGCGTATTCCAGTCATCGCGGATCCGGTTCTTGCATTCGTGCATGCTCATCGGGTTGCCCCGGCGGAATACCTGCGCATGGGCGGCGAGCTGGTGCGAGCAGGCAAACACCAAGAAGCGGTCAAGGCGTTTAAGTTGGCGACTGCCATCGGTCCCGGTTTTCAGCCGTTGTTTATCGCGCTGGCGAAAAGTCAGCGGGTACTCGAGCAGGACAAGGCCGCCTATGCTGCGATTGACGCAGCACTGAAACTGAGCCCGTCGGATCCGACGGCAAATTATATCAAGGCCGTCTGGCTGGATCAGGATGGCAGCGGCAATATTGCTATTGGCTTTTACCGTTCTGTGCTGAACGGCCGGCCGGAATTTGCCAGGGCGCGATTGTTGCTCGCCAATGCGCTGATGAGGTTGCGGCGCTTTGCCGAGGCGACCGTGCAATATCAGCGAGTGGTCGCGGAAGATGAGCAGCACATGACCGCGCAATTCCTGCTTGGCATCGCGTACCTGGTACAGGGAAAATGCGCCGCCGCGTTAGGCCCG comes from the Pseudomonadota bacterium genome and includes:
- a CDS encoding tetratricopeptide repeat protein, with the translated sequence MIIARARASKAGIRAWVFLALVCIAWLIAKETIAQENRTPRDTEIVLVEIPLPDLTRVQPEIRVLIEPAIASFEAGRDELDGAELGFHFGSLGMHFHAYRMLNEARAAYRNALLLDSGNYRWSYLIALVLEELDQTNRAIAMYGVSLTLEPSNIAARTRLGLQFVRQGAIAEGEAQLRQVLKLENRNAVALAGMGQIALERKQNQRAVSYFLRALDSQPDAGYLHNQVAAAYRAMNDGDNADKHLQQVNQRIPVIADPVLAFVHAHRVAPAEYLRMGGELVRAGKHQEAVKAFKLATAIGPGFQPLFIALAKSQRVLEQDKAAYAAIDAALKLSPSDPTANYIKAVWLDQDGSGNIAIGFYRSVLNGRPEFARARLLLANALMRLRRFAEATVQYQRVVAEDEQHMTAQFLLGIAYLVQGKCAAALGPVGDSLALGPGNVRVRTVAARLYATCPAATADLRARSLGYARDLYREMPGADMAVTLAMALAANGEFAEAEEYQAEAMFEAIRDQDADGQVMLYGDMQRYQQKKRALKTWPDGAEIFLPPRNLRALRAADGSLATAGQQ
- a CDS encoding CRTAC1 family protein produces the protein MEQDDAIIGRVFRWSLLVMIGLAIVVLIVLFSGRGEERLEPVAEATLAGPEQLSVASDRSPPQVHFSEVAEDWGIDFVHENGAYGERLLPETMGSGVAIFDYDRDGDQDLFFVNGKSWPWRDETAGATQRLYRNDGDGVFTDVSVATGVNLELYGMGVATADFDNDGWTDIFITAVGGNRLLRNMGGDHFVEVGAAAGVSGDDDVWSTAAIFFDADNDGDLDLFVANYVEWSRDIDLEVDYRLTGIGRAFGPPANYAGTQAYFYLNNGDGSFTDKSEWVQVFNPATGEAMGKGLAVVPIDLNHDGWLDLVVANDTVRNFAFENLGGQGFREMGSDLGLAFDNAGHATGAMGMDTAAHGNNGDLAVAIGNFANEMTSFYVAQEGNGLFTDQAILMGIGPLSRQALSFGLFFFDYDLDGWLDFFQTNGHVEPEINTVQPSQNYRQASQLFWQCGQGCQRQYLPIADGQAGDLGMPLVGRGAAYGDLDGDGDLDIVITQSGDRPMLLRNDQRTGHHWLRVSLDQGALGRSPIGAVVTLSSGDVTQQRTLNPTRSYLSQMEPVLTFGLGENPVVDGLWVLWPDGQTAEIPVPEVDREMRVAWPDGNDATALAKMANE